Proteins from a genomic interval of Trifolium pratense cultivar HEN17-A07 linkage group LG6, ARS_RC_1.1, whole genome shotgun sequence:
- the LOC123889951 gene encoding WPP domain-interacting tail-anchored protein 1-like — protein sequence MDTQSVEDNTVNVDVGGLIGNLELGVACFSEKVSNLHIFVMNLETMECELEGLVLDEENIDIGCVTKGFEFDLLCGVLGSEVRDLGLFLDTLHAEISEVKGKVLSFDEWQDRLVETEQSLTLSEELFYEIKQHSVSFQRTLSSYKKEENGNVEEGGSVEEGDRNLDVNNMMNMQTTEQHRNILMMLEKSLASEMDLEKNFNDSKKIEEKLRQRIASLEDELIQTEEEATEVWERWFEADNAREILKGISNELLARLKLSQFNVVGLRRNESELKAQLETSKKQLKCGKVCSLEKQLQETECQLVNVKTSADEYQQQYNVTCSHMKEMDNLIIELKENVSNAENRANAAEAQCKILTETNEELNKKLALLKDGGITSESVELLKRQLKQCDLKLQHAVATAEASQEKQKMLYDTIEDMEHVIKDLKSKVLKAESHADSAEDKCIILSESNADLNEEVNFLRSKLECLERSLHQAEEAKMTTAKDIGKRTKFFKSLVTQLALERERLNKKLSSLASENKMLVVKLKQAYKDSSPVSANFSSDHEANKKNSPANDSEVKSDSMPDVETVRRIDAGVLTFKHILISLFVLLLSAVTFLYFKDLNVDFSL from the exons ATGGATACTCAAAGTGTTGAAGATAATACTGTTAATGTTGATGTTGGAGGACTTATTGGTAATTTGGAATTGGGTGTAGCATGTTTCTCTGAGAAAGTTTCAAACTTGCATATTTTTGTGATGAATTTGGAAACTATGGAATGTGAATTAGAGGGTTTAGTTTTGGATGAAGAAAACATTGATATAGGTTGTGTTACAAAGGGTTTTGAGTTTGATTTGTTATGTGGGGTGTTGGGTTCTGAAGTTAGAGATTTGGGTTTGTTTTTGGATACTCTTCATGCTGAGATTTCTGAGGTTAAAGGAAAAGTTTTGTCTTTCGACGAATGGCAAGATAGGTTGGTTGAGACCGAACAAAGTTTGACGTTGTCCGAAGAACTGTTTTATGAGATTAAGCAACATTCTGTTAGTTTTCAAAGGACTCTGTCTTCTTATAAGAAGGAAGAGAATG GTAATGTTGAAGAGGGTGGAAGTGTCGAAGAGGGTGATAGAAATTTGGATGTAAACAACATGATGAACATGCAAACAACTGAGCAACATAGAAACATTCTAATGATGCTTGAGAAATCTTTGGCAAGTGAAATGGATCTCGAGAAGAATTTCAACGACTcaaagaaaattgaagaaaagcTAAGACAAAGGATCGCTTCTTTGGAAGATGAGCTAATTCAAACGGAGGAAGAAGCAACTGAAGTTTGGGAAAGATGGTTTGAGGCAGACAATGCACGTGAGATCCTAAAGGGAATTTCAAATGAATTGTTGGCTAGACTCAAGCTTTCTCAGTTCAATGTGGTCGGTTTAAGACGAAATGAGTCTGAGCTTAAAGCTCAGCTGGAAACTTCTAagaagcaattgaaatgtggcaAGGTGTGTTCACTTGAGAAGCAGCTACAAGAAACTGAATGCCAGTTAGTGAATGTGAAAACCTCTGCCGATGAATATCAACAGCAGTATAATGTTACATGTTCACATATGAAAGAAATGGATAACCTTATCATTGAACTGAAAGAAAATGTATCGAATGCAGAAAATAGGGCTAATGCTGCAGAAGCTCAGTGTAAAATATTGACGGAAACTAATGAAGAACTCAACAAGAAGCTGGCTCTTTTAAAAGACGGTGGTATCACATCCGAGAGTGTAGAGTTACTCAAGAGGCAGCTAAAGCAGTGTGATTTAAAGCTGCAGCATGCAGTAGCGACTGCTGAAGCTAGTCAAGAGAAGCAAAAGATGTTGTATGACACAATCGAAGATATGGAACATGTTATAAAGGATCTTAAGTCGAAGGTTTTAAAAGCTGAGAGTCATGCTGACAGTGCAGAGGACAAGTGTATCATATTATCTGAATCTAATGCTGATTTAAATGAGGAAGTAAATTTCTTGAGGAGTAAATTGGAATGCTTAGAGAGATCGCTGCACCAAGCGGAGGAAGCAAAAATGACAACTGCAAAGGATATTGGAAAGAGAACcaaatttttcaaaagtttGGTGACACAGCTGGCTTTGGAGAGAGAGCGTCTTAATAAGAAG CTATCTTCCTTAGCAAGCGAGAACAAAATGTTGGTTGTGAAGCTGAAGCAGGCATATAAGGATTCTTCTCCTGTTAGTGCAAATTTTTCCTCTGACCACGAG GCAAACAAGAAAAATTCACCTGCAAATGATAGTGAAGTAAAGTCTGATTCCATGCCAGACGTTGAGACTGTGAGGAGAATAGATGCAGGAGTTCTTACTTTTAAGCACATATTAATATCATTGTTTGTCTTGCTGCTTTCAGCTGTAACTTTTTTGTATTTCAAAGACTTGAATGTTGATTTTAGTCTGTGA
- the LOC123893026 gene encoding amino acid transporter AVT6A-like — MTIGNLAPKTEKKKSSSRKSKNKAIVSENTPLLPKSQAHESDSGFDDFNGASFSGAVFNLATTIIGAGIMALPATLKQLGLVPGLAAILIMAFLTEKSIELLIRFTRAGKSVSYAGLMGDSFGKYGKALAQICVIVNNIGVLIVYMIIIGDVLSGTSSSGEHHYGILEGWFGVHWWTGRTFIVLLTTVAVFAPLASFKRIDSLRFTSALSVALAVIFLVIAVGISVVKIISGGITMPRLFPAVTDATSIFNLFTVVPVFVTAYICHYNVHSIDNELEDNSQMQGVVRTALGLCSSVYLMISFFGFLLFGEGTLDDVLANFDADLGIPFGSLLNDAVRISYAAHLMLVFPVVFFPLRLNIDGLLFPKSRPLVLDNFRFASMTVALIGVIFLGANFIPSIWDAFQFTGATAAVCIGFIFPAAITLKDRYNIATRSDKILCVVMIVLAVFSNIIAIYSDAYALIKQNNTSRE, encoded by the exons ATGACAATAGGAAATCTTGCACCTAAGACAGAGAAGAAGAAATCATCATCAAGAAAGAGCAAGAACAAGGCTATTGTTAGTGAAAATACACCTTTGTTGCCCAAAAGTCAAGCCCATGAAAGTGATTCTGGGTTTGATGATTTCAATGGAGCTTCATTTTCTGGTGCTGTTTTCAACTTGGCAACTACAATTATTGGTGCTGGAATCATGGCTTTGCCTGCAACCCTGAAACAGTTGGGATTGGTTCCTGGTCTTGCTGCTATACTCATCATGGCTTTTTTGACTGAGAAGTCAATTGAGCTTTTGATTAGGTTTACAAGGGCAGGGAAATCTGTTTCATATGCTGGTTTGATGGGTGATTCCTTTGGGAAATATGGAAAAGCTTTGGCACAAATTTGTGTTATTGTTAATAACATTGGTGTGCTGATTGTTTACATGATTATTATTG GTGATGTGCTTTCTGGAACATCATCAAGTGGAGAACATCACTATGGTATCCTTGAAGGATGGTTTGGCGTGCACTGGTGGACTGGACGGACATTTATTGTCCTTCTTACGACGGTTGCTGTATTTGCACCCCTCGCAAGCTTTAAGCGAATTG ATTCGTTGAGATTCACATCTGCACTTTCCGTTGCACTGGCGGTCATTTTTCTTGTCATTGCTGTGGGAATTTCTGTTGTGAAGATTATAAGTGGAGGCATTACCATGCCGAGACTCTTCCCAGCTGTTACTGATGCAACATCAATCTTTAACCTATTCACTGTGGTTCCTGTGTTTGTGACTGCTTATATCTGCCACTACAATG TTCACAGCATAGATAATGAGCTCGAGGACAACTCACAGATGCAAGGCGTTGTACGTACTGCCCTCGGTCTATGCTCATCCGTGTACTTAATGATAAGCTTCTTTGGTTTCCTTTTATTTGGCGAAGGAACTCTTGATGATGTGCTTGCCAATTTCGATGCCGATCTTGGAATTCCTTTTGGTTCTTTGCTCAACGATGCTGTTCGTATTAGCTATGCTGCACATCTCATGCTTGTATTTCCGGTTGTCTTTTTTCCATTGCGACTCAATATAGATGGTCTTCTCTTCCCTAAGTCAAGACCTTTGGTTCTAGATAACTTCAGATTTGCATCAATGACTGTTGCCCTTATCGGTGTTATCTTCCTTGGAGCAAATTTCATTCCTAGCATTTGGGATGCTTTCCAGTTCACTGGAGCAACCGCTGCAGTTTGTATAGGATTCATCTTTCCAGCTGCCATCACACTTAA GGACCGCTACAACATAGCGACTAGATCGGACAAGATTCTATGTGTTGTTATGATTGTCCTTGCAGTCTTCTCAAACATTATTGCTATATACAGTGACGCCTATGCATTGATCAAGCAGAACAATACTTCACGTGAATGA
- the LOC123892115 gene encoding putative UPF0481 protein At3g02645 — MSNLKPLLENNSKTNFNELEWVIKIRESLDKDLDDDGEFLVSIFNVPKSLMANDPYSYIPQQIAIGPYHFWRQELYEMERYKIASTKRFQIQLHNLKLEHIVDQLIRLEHRIRSCYHKYLNFNVETLMWMMVVDASFLLEFLEVYTIQDERMMLSFSSRMSHLIDFGGRKLGHNAILKDIVMLENQIPLFILRKMLEFKFASLELADDMLILMFIGLYKEISPIKVVEQDYIDIVFSECAHLLDFLYNMIVPKLEEQAEIESENRQKDNEDGEKPCVNYVKKFLCEVCRLLSKLTTILVSLFKKLKQCRAMKVITWLPWTIISNLPGMGIIKQPIEYFLFSQEKEATKAGNENLNSDDITNKSLLIDEIAIPSVTELSKSGVSFVATKGDVSTIRFDVKTSTLYLPTISLDINTEVFMRNLVAYEASIALGPLVFARYTELMNGIIDTEEDARILREKGVILNHLKSDQEVANLWNGMSKSIKLTRVPFLDKVIEDVNQHYNGNVSIKVWKFMKVYVFASWQFLTFLAVIFLLFLMSLQVFCSFYRCNARNHVKVIRLIT, encoded by the coding sequence ATGTCTAATTTAAAACCTTTATTGGAAAATAATTCCAAAACCAATTTTAATGAGCTTGAATGGGTGATTAAAATACGTGAATCATTAGACAAAGAtcttgatgatgatggtgaattTCTTGTGTCTATTTTCAATGTACCTAAGTCACTTATGGCTAATGATCCATATTCTTATATTCCTCAACAAATTGCAATTGGACCTTACCATTTTTGGAGGCAAGAGTTATATGAAATGGAGAGATATAAGATTGCTTCAACAAAAAGATTTCAAATCCAATTACATAATCTCAAGTTAGAACATATTGTTGACCAATTGATAAGGTTAGAACATAGGATTAGATCATGTTATCATaagtatttaaattttaatgttgAAACATTGATGTGGATGATGGTTGTTGATGCTTCATTTTTATTAGAATTCCTAGAAGTCTACACTATTCAAGATGAAAGAATGATGCTAAGTTTTTCTTCAAGGATGTCACATTTGATTGATTTTGGAGGGAGGAAATTAGGTCATAATGCAATCTTGAAGGATATAGTAATGCTTGAAAATCAAAtccctttatttattttgagaaaGATGTTGGAATTTAAATTTGCATCGCTTGAATTAGCGGATGACATGCtaattttaatgtttatagGTTTGTATAAAGAGATTTCTCCTATCAAAGTGGTAGAACAGGATTATATAGATATCGTTTTCTCTGAATGTGCGCATTTGCTAGATTTTTTGTATAACATGATTGTTCCTAAATTGGAAGAACAAGCAGAAATAGAATCTGAGAATCGACAAAAAGACAATGAAGACGGTGAAAAACCGTGTGTGAACTATGTGAAGAAATTCTTATGTGAAGTTTGTAGGTTGCTTTCGAAATTGACAACAATATTAGTAAGCTTATTCAAGAAACTCAAGCAATGTAGAGCCATGAAAGTTATCACTTGGTTGCCTTGGACAATAATTTCTAACCTTCCCGGAATGGGAATTATAAAGCAACCGATCGAATACTTCCTATTCTCTCAAGAAAAAGAAGCTACCAAAGCAGGAAATGAGAATTTAAACTCGGATGATATCACTAACAAATCACTATTAATCGATGAAATAGCTATTCCTTCAGTTACAGAACTCTCAAAATCCGGAGTTAGTTTCGTAGCTACTAAAGGAGATGTATCAACTATTAGGTTTGATGTAAAAACATCAACACTTTACCTTCCAACAATTAGTTTAGATATAAACACTGAAGTGTTCATGAGAAATTTAGTTGCTTATGAAGCATCAATTGCATTAGGGCCATTGGTTTTCGCGCGTTACACCGAGTTGATGAACGGAATCATAGACACCGAGGAAGATGCAAGGATTCTTAGAGAAAAGGGGGTTATTTTGAACCACTTGAAGAGTGATCAAGAGGTAGCTAACTTGTGGAATGGAATGAGCAAGTCCATTAAATTGACAAGGGTTCCATTCTTGGATAAGGTCATTGAAGATGTTAACCAACATTATAATGGTAATGTGAGTATCAAAGTTTGGAAATTTATGAAGGTTTATGTGTTTGCTTCATGGCAATTTCTGACATTTCTTGCTGtcatttttctcttgtttttgaTGTCATTGCAAGTCTTCTGTTCTTTCTATAGATGTAATGCTAGAAATCATGTCAAAGTGATTAGATTAATCACttga
- the LOC123892555 gene encoding pentatricopeptide repeat-containing protein At3g29290 isoform X2 has translation MSLFKLGYCSFVAHTNVCNNYLSNNIVFLSQQPNCYVPSIGSLGFHVSNTPLMSKDSIVPTVVDFGLPPQKYDNFDDDNDDAVVVVDDDNDVDVDDDDDNDVVEDDDVDVYDEYNDDGDEGREEFDSFFVSNKKLGPLGEVGEDRVLRREDVDLSFAAEKELRHQGTEEGLLVNEDGPLFLEEMDENVLSNRILELSRTNKIRSAMEYFRSMEMFGLCPNIHACNSLLSGLMRNGFFEDCFKVFNFTKSKRMTTRHTYSLILMACAKAQGCDSAVEFFRKLERDCDAGKDFDAVVYNTMISICKEVDNWSEIERLWRSMKENGCAQTLVTYRLLISSFVRCNQSELALYAYHEMVQNGFEPNSNILNSIICVCAKEGKWYDALNIFRKMLTADFKPNLVACNVLINSLGREGELKLAFQVYNTMKSLGQKPDAYTYKALMSSLNKADKHHEALQLYKWIERNQMLEFNKQLYNTVLMSCSKLRLWGKAVEILWQMEASGMSDLTVSYYLVIRTCELARKPKIAWQVYEHMVHQKCSPNIFTYLSIIRCCTKGYLYEELEELLNKVEPNAALYNAAIQGMCLRGKFDLANEVYTKMLELSLEPDVKTQVLMHPKIRK, from the exons ATGTCATTATTC AAACTTGGTTACTGCTCTTTTGTTGCTCATACAAATGTTTGTAATAACTACCTTAGCAACAACATTGTTTTCTTGTCACAACAACCAAATTGTTATGTTCCCTCAATTGGGTCATTAGGGTTTCATGTTTCCAACACACCACTTATGTCTAAGGACAGTATTGTTCCTACTGTTGTTGACTTTGGTCTTCCTCcacaaaaatatgataattttgatgatgataatgatgatgctgttgttgttgttgatgatgataatgatgttgatgttgatgatgatgatgataatgatgttgttgaggatgatgatgttgatgtaTATGATGAATATAATGATGATGGCGATGAAGGAAGAGAGGAATTTGATTCATTTTTTGTGTCAAATAAGAAATTGGGTCCCTTAGGGGAAGTGGGAGAAGATAGAGTTTTAAGAAGAGAAGATGTTGACTTGTCTTTCGCGGCCGAGAAGGAATTGCGACACCAGGGTACGGAAGAGGGGTTACTTGTGAATGAGGATGGACCTCTTTTTTTGGAGGAAATGGATGAGAATGTGCTATCTAATAGGATTTTGGAGCTTAGTAGAACTAATAAGATTAGGAGTGCAATGGAATATTTTCGGTCTATGGAAATGTTTGGTCTTTGTCCGAATATTCATGCTTGTAATTCTCTTTTGTCTGGTCTTATGAGAAATGGGTTTTTTGAGGACTGTTTTAAagtgttcaattttacaaaatcgaaaAGGATGACTACAAGGCATACTTATAGTTTGATTCTTATGGCATGTGCGAAAGCTCAAGGATGTGATTCGGCCGTTGAATTTTTCAGAAAACTAGAAAGGGATTGTGATGCAGGGAAAGATTTTGATGCAGTTGTTTACAACACCATGATATCGATTTGTAAAGAGGTTGATAATTGGAGTGAAATAGAGAGGTTATGGAGGAGTATGAAAGAAAATGGGTGTGCTCAAACGCTGGTTACGTATCGATTATTAATTAGTAGTTTTGTACGATGTAACCAAAGTGAGCTTGCTCTTTATGCTTACCATGAAATGGTTCAAAATGGATTCGAACCAAATAGCAATATATTAAATTCCATCATTTGTGTATGTGCTAAGGAGGGAAAATGGTACGATGCATTAAATATCTTTCGGAAAATGTTGACAGCTGACTTCAAACCGAACTTAGTCGCATGCAATGTATTGATTAACTCACTTGGAAGAGAAGGGGAACTCAAACTAGCATTTCAGGTCTACAATACAATGAAATCGTTGGGTCAAAAACCTGATGCATATACATACAAAGCCCTAATGAGTTCTCTCAACAAGGCCGATAAACACCACGAAGCTCTCCAGCTTTACAAGTGGATTGAAAGAAATCAAATGCTTGAATTCAATAAACAGTTATACAATACTGTTTTAATGTCTTGCTCAAAGCTTAGGTTGTGGGGTAAAGCTGTTGAAATTCTGTGGCAAATGGAAGCTTCTGGAATGTCGGATTTGACAGTTTCGTATTACCTTGTGATCCGGACTTGTGAGCTTGCGAGGAAGCCAAAAATTGCTTGGCAGGTGTATGAGCATATGGTTCACCAGAAGTGCAGTCCAAACATATTTACTTATCTTTCTATAATAAGATGCTGCACTAAAGGATATCTCTATGAAGAATTAGAAGAACTACTAAAT AAGGTTGAGCCAAACGCGGCTCTTTATAATGCTGCTATTCAAGGGATGTGTTTACGTGGCAAGTTTGACTTGGCGAATGAGGTTTACACAAAAATGCTAGAGCTCAGTCTTGAACCTGATGTCAAAACACAAGTACTAATGCATCCTAAGATAAGGAAATAA
- the LOC123892555 gene encoding pentatricopeptide repeat-containing protein At3g29290 isoform X1, which translates to MSLFIMLNFPFQFHIPVTCCLNKLGYCSFVAHTNVCNNYLSNNIVFLSQQPNCYVPSIGSLGFHVSNTPLMSKDSIVPTVVDFGLPPQKYDNFDDDNDDAVVVVDDDNDVDVDDDDDNDVVEDDDVDVYDEYNDDGDEGREEFDSFFVSNKKLGPLGEVGEDRVLRREDVDLSFAAEKELRHQGTEEGLLVNEDGPLFLEEMDENVLSNRILELSRTNKIRSAMEYFRSMEMFGLCPNIHACNSLLSGLMRNGFFEDCFKVFNFTKSKRMTTRHTYSLILMACAKAQGCDSAVEFFRKLERDCDAGKDFDAVVYNTMISICKEVDNWSEIERLWRSMKENGCAQTLVTYRLLISSFVRCNQSELALYAYHEMVQNGFEPNSNILNSIICVCAKEGKWYDALNIFRKMLTADFKPNLVACNVLINSLGREGELKLAFQVYNTMKSLGQKPDAYTYKALMSSLNKADKHHEALQLYKWIERNQMLEFNKQLYNTVLMSCSKLRLWGKAVEILWQMEASGMSDLTVSYYLVIRTCELARKPKIAWQVYEHMVHQKCSPNIFTYLSIIRCCTKGYLYEELEELLNKVEPNAALYNAAIQGMCLRGKFDLANEVYTKMLELSLEPDVKTQVLMHPKIRK; encoded by the exons ATGTCATTATTCATTATGTTGAATTTCCCATTTCAATTTCACATACCTGTTACTTGTTGTCTTAACAAACTTGGTTACTGCTCTTTTGTTGCTCATACAAATGTTTGTAATAACTACCTTAGCAACAACATTGTTTTCTTGTCACAACAACCAAATTGTTATGTTCCCTCAATTGGGTCATTAGGGTTTCATGTTTCCAACACACCACTTATGTCTAAGGACAGTATTGTTCCTACTGTTGTTGACTTTGGTCTTCCTCcacaaaaatatgataattttgatgatgataatgatgatgctgttgttgttgttgatgatgataatgatgttgatgttgatgatgatgatgataatgatgttgttgaggatgatgatgttgatgtaTATGATGAATATAATGATGATGGCGATGAAGGAAGAGAGGAATTTGATTCATTTTTTGTGTCAAATAAGAAATTGGGTCCCTTAGGGGAAGTGGGAGAAGATAGAGTTTTAAGAAGAGAAGATGTTGACTTGTCTTTCGCGGCCGAGAAGGAATTGCGACACCAGGGTACGGAAGAGGGGTTACTTGTGAATGAGGATGGACCTCTTTTTTTGGAGGAAATGGATGAGAATGTGCTATCTAATAGGATTTTGGAGCTTAGTAGAACTAATAAGATTAGGAGTGCAATGGAATATTTTCGGTCTATGGAAATGTTTGGTCTTTGTCCGAATATTCATGCTTGTAATTCTCTTTTGTCTGGTCTTATGAGAAATGGGTTTTTTGAGGACTGTTTTAAagtgttcaattttacaaaatcgaaaAGGATGACTACAAGGCATACTTATAGTTTGATTCTTATGGCATGTGCGAAAGCTCAAGGATGTGATTCGGCCGTTGAATTTTTCAGAAAACTAGAAAGGGATTGTGATGCAGGGAAAGATTTTGATGCAGTTGTTTACAACACCATGATATCGATTTGTAAAGAGGTTGATAATTGGAGTGAAATAGAGAGGTTATGGAGGAGTATGAAAGAAAATGGGTGTGCTCAAACGCTGGTTACGTATCGATTATTAATTAGTAGTTTTGTACGATGTAACCAAAGTGAGCTTGCTCTTTATGCTTACCATGAAATGGTTCAAAATGGATTCGAACCAAATAGCAATATATTAAATTCCATCATTTGTGTATGTGCTAAGGAGGGAAAATGGTACGATGCATTAAATATCTTTCGGAAAATGTTGACAGCTGACTTCAAACCGAACTTAGTCGCATGCAATGTATTGATTAACTCACTTGGAAGAGAAGGGGAACTCAAACTAGCATTTCAGGTCTACAATACAATGAAATCGTTGGGTCAAAAACCTGATGCATATACATACAAAGCCCTAATGAGTTCTCTCAACAAGGCCGATAAACACCACGAAGCTCTCCAGCTTTACAAGTGGATTGAAAGAAATCAAATGCTTGAATTCAATAAACAGTTATACAATACTGTTTTAATGTCTTGCTCAAAGCTTAGGTTGTGGGGTAAAGCTGTTGAAATTCTGTGGCAAATGGAAGCTTCTGGAATGTCGGATTTGACAGTTTCGTATTACCTTGTGATCCGGACTTGTGAGCTTGCGAGGAAGCCAAAAATTGCTTGGCAGGTGTATGAGCATATGGTTCACCAGAAGTGCAGTCCAAACATATTTACTTATCTTTCTATAATAAGATGCTGCACTAAAGGATATCTCTATGAAGAATTAGAAGAACTACTAAAT AAGGTTGAGCCAAACGCGGCTCTTTATAATGCTGCTATTCAAGGGATGTGTTTACGTGGCAAGTTTGACTTGGCGAATGAGGTTTACACAAAAATGCTAGAGCTCAGTCTTGAACCTGATGTCAAAACACAAGTACTAATGCATCCTAAGATAAGGAAATAA